Proteins from one Prinia subflava isolate CZ2003 ecotype Zambia chromosome 4, Cam_Psub_1.2, whole genome shotgun sequence genomic window:
- the LOC134549365 gene encoding cathepsin E-like, with amino-acid sequence MKAILLAVVYIPFIMAVERIPLTRFKSIKKQLKEKGELEEFWRNHHPDVFARRYLHCFPADIALSVGTASERLYDYMNAQYYGVVSVGTPPQRFTVVFDTGSSNFWVPSAYCISEACRVHQKFKSFKSDSYEHRGEAFSLQYGTGQLLGIAGKDTLQISNISIKAQDFGESVFEPGTTFILAHFDGVLGLGYPSLAVGNALPVFDSIMNQNLVEEPIFSFYLKRGDDTENGSELILGGIDHSLYKGSIHWVPVTEKSYWQIHMNNIKIQGRVAFCSHGCEAIVDSGTSLITGPSSQIRRLQEYIGASPSNTGEFLVDCRRLSSLPHISLTIGHHEYKLTAEQYIIKESIDDQTFCMSGFQSLDIPTRSGSLWILGDVFMSAFYCIFDRGNDRVGFAKAAHRKDYY; translated from the exons ATGAAGGCAATACTGTTGGCTGTGGTTTACATCCCGTTCATCATGGCTGTGGAACG AATCCCCTTGACTCGATTCAAATCTATcaagaaacagctgaaggaaaagggagaattAGAGGAGTTTTGGAGGAATCACCACCCTGATGTTTTTGCCCGGAGGTATCTGCATTGTTTCCCTGCAGATATTGCTTTATCAGTAGGAACTGCTTCAGAAAGGCTGTATGATTACATGAAT GCGCAGTACTACGGGGTCGTGAGCGTCGGGACGCCGCCGCAGCGCTTCACCGTCGTGTTCGACACCGGCTCCTCCAACTTCTGGGTCCCGTCCGCCTATTGCATCAGCGAGGCCTGCA GGGTGCACCAGAAATTTAAGTCCTTCAAGTCAGATTCATATGAGCACAGAGGGGAAGCCTTCTCCTTGCAGTATGGCACAGGACAGCTTCTGGGCATTGCTGGCAAAGACACGCTGCAG ATAAGTAACATCTCCATCAAGGCACAGGACTTCGGCGAGTCGGTGTTTGAGCCAGGAACAACTTTTATCCTTGCCCATTTTGATGGTGTACTGGGCTTAGGCTACCCCTCCTTAGCTGTGGGCAATGCTCTGCCTGTGTTTGACAGCATCATGAACCAGAACCTGGTAGAGGAGCCAATCTTCTCCTTCTATCTGAAAAG ggGAGACGACACCGAGAATGGCAGTGAGTTGATCCTGGGGGGAATAGACCATTCTCTCTACAAAGGTTCAATCCACTGGGTCCCAGTCACTGAGAAGAGCTACTGGCAAATACACATGAACaa TATAAAGATCCAGGGCCGGGTGGCATTTTGCTCCCATGGCTGCGAAGCCATCGTTGACTCAGGCACTTCTCTTATCACCGGCCCCTCTTCACAAATCAGGCGACTGCAGGAATATATTGGGGCAAGTCCATCAAATACTGGAGAG TTTCTCGTAGACTGCAGAAGGTTGTCAAGCTTGCCTCACATAAGTCTCACCATCGGGCACCACGAATACAAGCTGACAGCAGAGCAGTACATCATCAAG GAGTCTATTGATGACCAAACCTTCTGCATGAGTGGCTTTCAGTCTCTCGACATCCCCACTCGCAGTGGTTCACTCTGGATTTTGGGAGATGTCTTCATGTCTgcattttactgtatttttgaCCGTGGGAATGACAGAGTGGGATTTGCAAAAGCTGCTCACAGGAAGGATTACTACTGA
- the BEST3 gene encoding bestrophin-3 → MTVTYSSKVANATFFGFHRLLLRWKGSIYKLLYREFIVFATLYTAISVLYRFFLTGSQKRFFEKLAIYCDRYAEQIPVTFVLGFYVTLVVNRWWNQFVNLPWPDRLMLLISSCVQGRDEYGRLLRRTLMRYVNLTSLLIFRSVSTAVYKRFPTMDHVVGAGFMTRYERKLFDDLKSPHLKYWVPFVWFGNLASKARKEGRIRDSVDLQTLMNEMNKYRSWCSLLFGYDWVGIPLVYTQVVTLAVYTFFFACLIGRQFLDTDQGYQGHDLDIYIPIFTLLQFFFYAGWLKVAEQLINPFGEDDDDFETNWCIDRNLQVSLLAVDEMHMNLPRMEKDIYWNDTSARPPYTKAAADYCIPSFLGSTIEMGLADTEFLYGEEWPWEEEKHQRQYSVLRRVKRFLSVHEGPSYPAHQRYSRQTSENSVFFPADEKGHIRRLQEMHTRGRHSTLSFKRKHEGVSRSSRLHGSPELGPITETSRNEAQFGDSDTSSETTRPVPEVIVSEAQQTEPDVLDKPDLPTERSASVPEEKLQRILAEANVALLNQHFFPPEMTPYPSSSEVHQSLPSVIGEAKHEPQVSNIAGLITDHERNLQRWSLPSFHSPSTASNADAAPPPTDSGTTSQQRTFSDGKNVTSASAPQTFEMQDLWENLDSKETAIVEFSNEESERKL, encoded by the exons ATGACAGTCACTTATTCCAGCAAAGTAGCAAATGCCACTTTCTTTGGATTTCACAGATTACTCCTAAGGTGGAAAGGCAGCATCTACAAATTGCTGTACAGAGAATTTATTGTTTTTGCTACTCTTTACACAGCGATAAGTGTATTATACAG attTTTTCTTACAGGTAGCCAAAAACGGTTCTTTGAAAAATTAGCAATTTACTGTGACAGATATGCTGAACAAATCCCAGTAACTTTTGTGCTTG GTTTCTATGTTACCTTGGTGGTGAATCGCTGGTGGAACCAGTTTGTGAACCTGCCATGGCCAGATCGCCTGATGTTGCTCATCTCCAGctgtgtccagggcagggatgagTACGGGCGCTTGTTAAGGAGGACTCTCATGCGTTATGTGAATTTAACATCTCTGCTCATCTTTCGCTctgtcagcactgctgtgtACAAAAGGTTCCCCACCATGGACCATGTGGTAGGAGCAG GTTTTATGACAAGAtatgaaagaaaactttttgATGACCTTAAGTCTCCCCACCTGAAATACTGGGTCCCATTTGTCTGGTTTGGAAATTTGGCATCAAAGGCACGAAAAGAGGGAAGAATTCGAGACAGTGTGGATCTGCAGACACTGATGAAT gagATGAATAAGTACCGGTCCTGGTGTAGCCTTTTGTTTGGTTATGACTGGGTTGGAATTCCACTGGTCTATACTCAG GTTGTTACTCTCGCAGTCTATACCTTTTTCTTTGCCTGCCTGATAGGGCGCCAATTTTTGGATACTGACCAAGGGTACCAGGGACATGACTTAGATATTTACATTCCAATCTTCACACTGCTGCAGTTCTTCTTCTACGCAGGATGGCTCAAG GTCGCTGAACAACTCATTAATCCGTTTGGagaagatgatgatgattttGAAACTAACTGGTGCATCGATAGAAATTTACAg GTTTCACTTCTGGCGGTGGATGAGATGCACATGAACTTGCCAAGGATGGAGAAAGATATTTACTGGAATGATACCTCTGCCAGGCCACCCTACACCAAAGCAGCTGCTGATTACTGTATTCCTTCATTCCTTGGATCGACTATTGAAATGGG GCTGGCTGATACTGAATTCCTCTACGGGGAAGAGTGGCCTTGGGAAGAGGAGAAACACCAGAGACAGTACTCAGTTTTGAGAAGAGTCAAGAGGTTTCTGAGTGTCCATGAGGGTCCTTCATACCCAGCTCACCAGCGCTACAGTCGGCAGACGAGTGAGAACTCGGTGTTCTTCCCAGCAGATGAAAAGGGGCACATCAGACGGCTGCAGGAAATGCACACGAGAGGGAGGCACTCTACCCTAAGCTTCAAGAGGAAACATGAAGGAGTTAGCAGAAGTAGCAGGCTTCATGGTAGCCCAGAGCTGGGACCCATAACAGAAACCTCAAGGAATGAGGCACAGtttggtgacagtgacacctCATCTGAGACAACCAGGCCAGTTCCCGAGGTCATCGTTTCTGAAGCCCAGCAGACTGAACCTGACGTGCTGGACAAACCAGACCTGCCAACAGAGCGCTCTGCAAGTGTGCCAGAAGAGAAGCTCCAAAGGATCCTAGCTGAGGCAAACGTGGCTCTTCTGAACCAGCACTTTTTCCCCCCAGAAATGACTCCATACCCCTCAAGTTCAGAGGTGCATCAGTCACTTCCTAGTGTGATAGGAGAGGCCAAACATGAGCCCCAGGTTAGTAACATAGCTGGTCTCATAACAGATCATGAGAGAAACCTTCAGCGTTGGAGTTTACCAAGCTTCCATAGTCCTAGTACAGCATCAAATGCTGATGCTGCACCACCTCCAACAGATTCTGGGACAACTTCACAGCAAAGGACATTCAGTGATGGAAAAAATGTTACTTCTGCTTCTGCTCCACAAACATTTGAGATGCAGGACTTATGGGAAAACCTGGACAGTAAAGAAACAGCCATAGTAGAATTTTCTAATGAAGAGagtgaaagaaaactttaa